One window of the Peptacetobacter hiranonis genome contains the following:
- a CDS encoding IS3 family transposase, which translates to MSKKQFSKEETLELSKNPFVKNVSCKSITYTNEFKIHFITEYNKGKNPTQIFKEAGFDTNIIGAKRIKCASERWRKSYKENGILGLDDSRVNNSGRPRKRKLTDKEIIDKKDAEIAYLKAELELVKKLDFEERQVMNNKLPSVKIFKLINDVINKYCLKKMIKHLCIVAGVSRSGFYNYLKNKNVISKQEEKDLEAKEIILKAYKFRGYKKGSRSIKMILKSKFNIIFNRKKIQRIMKKYGIKCPIRESNPAKRMGKARKEHHTVPNKLNREFKQGIPGKVLLTDITYMPYGNGKTAYLSTVKDSSTNEILSYHLSKNLKMDIVISTINNLMLSNSDKLHKDAFIHSDQGVHYTSTIFQNLLKKYNLGQSMSRKGNCWDNAPQESFFGHMKDEIDYKSCNTFEELKSLIDDYMDYYNNDRCQWNLKQLTPIQYRSQLLAA; encoded by the coding sequence ATGAGTAAAAAACAATTTAGTAAAGAAGAAACATTAGAGCTATCAAAAAATCCATTTGTAAAGAATGTAAGCTGTAAATCAATAACATATACAAATGAATTTAAAATACATTTCATAACAGAATACAATAAGGGAAAAAATCCAACACAGATATTTAAAGAAGCAGGTTTTGACACTAACATCATAGGTGCAAAACGTATTAAATGCGCTAGCGAGCGATGGAGAAAGTCATATAAAGAAAATGGTATTTTGGGACTAGATGATTCTAGAGTTAATAATTCTGGAAGACCAAGAAAAAGAAAATTAACAGATAAAGAGATAATAGATAAGAAGGATGCTGAAATAGCATATCTTAAAGCAGAGCTAGAACTAGTAAAAAAGCTAGACTTCGAAGAAAGGCAGGTGATGAATAATAAGCTACCTTCGGTGAAAATATTCAAATTAATTAATGATGTAATAAATAAATATTGTTTAAAAAAAATGATAAAACATCTATGTATTGTTGCAGGAGTATCTAGATCTGGATTTTATAACTATTTAAAAAACAAGAATGTAATAAGCAAACAAGAAGAAAAGGATTTAGAAGCAAAAGAAATAATTCTTAAAGCATATAAGTTCAGAGGATACAAAAAAGGTTCTCGTTCAATAAAAATGATTTTAAAAAGTAAATTTAATATAATATTTAACAGAAAAAAAATTCAAAGAATAATGAAAAAATATGGAATTAAATGTCCTATTCGCGAGTCAAATCCAGCTAAACGTATGGGAAAAGCAAGAAAAGAACATCACACAGTTCCTAATAAATTGAATAGAGAATTTAAACAAGGTATACCAGGAAAAGTACTTTTAACTGATATTACGTATATGCCGTACGGCAATGGGAAAACAGCATATTTATCAACTGTAAAAGATTCTTCTACGAATGAAATTTTATCGTATCATTTATCGAAGAATTTAAAAATGGATATTGTTATTTCAACTATTAACAATCTCATGTTATCAAATTCAGACAAATTACATAAAGATGCATTTATTCATTCTGATCAAGGAGTTCATTATACAAGTACTATTTTTCAGAACTTGTTAAAAAAATATAATTTAGGTCAATCTATGTCTAGAAAAGGTAATTGTTGGGACAATGCTCCGCAGGAGTCATTCTTTGGTCATATGAAAGATGAAATAGATTATAAAAGTTGCAATACATTTGAAGAGTTAAAAAGTTTAATAGATGATTATATGGATTATTATAATAATGATCGTTGTCAGTGGAATTTAAAACAGCTGACTCCTATTCAATATAGAAGTCAGCTGCTTGCTGCTTAA